A stretch of the Synergistetes bacterium HGW-Synergistetes-1 genome encodes the following:
- a CDS encoding phosphoribosylamine--glycine ligase yields the protein MRIMVLGGGGREHAVVHAFSKSKIVTKLHCCPGNPGISKLAACHAGNPSDPFQMTALCKRLDIDLVFIGPEAPLVAGTADALRDAGILVMGPGKLGAQLEGSKVFSKNFMEKHGIPTSSFDCCNNIEECEKALDKRSAPYVVKADGLAAGKGAFLPDTKEEAMTICSMMLDDMILGSAGRNIIIEDYVQGQEMTILAITDGNTVRILPSSQDHKRALDGDKGNNTGGMGAYSPVPWVDSSFMKKVEDVVLMPTLEGLKKENIPFCGVIYAGIMIKPDGSLSVLEYNVRLGDPEAQVVLPVFAGDFGEAIFSCCKGDLAKVEWPVPEHFALGVVMASGGYPDKYQTGYEIVIRDEEVHDTYIYHAGTAHDNTGTLVTSGGRVLTVVGIAPTLKEAKDLAYRRVKTVYFRDAHYRKDIGDKSLKGEDQK from the coding sequence ATGAGGATTATGGTACTTGGGGGCGGCGGACGCGAGCATGCGGTCGTCCACGCTTTTTCAAAATCCAAGATCGTCACAAAACTTCACTGCTGTCCCGGAAATCCCGGAATATCAAAGCTTGCTGCATGTCACGCAGGAAACCCATCAGACCCCTTTCAGATGACAGCGCTGTGCAAAAGGCTTGATATCGACCTGGTCTTCATTGGCCCGGAAGCCCCGCTGGTGGCAGGAACAGCTGACGCATTGAGAGATGCAGGCATTCTTGTGATGGGACCTGGCAAACTTGGAGCGCAGCTTGAAGGCAGTAAAGTATTTTCAAAAAATTTCATGGAAAAACATGGAATACCAACTTCTTCCTTCGACTGCTGCAACAACATTGAAGAGTGCGAAAAAGCCCTCGACAAGAGATCTGCTCCCTATGTGGTGAAGGCAGACGGCCTTGCTGCAGGAAAAGGGGCCTTTCTTCCTGATACCAAGGAAGAGGCTATGACGATCTGCAGCATGATGCTTGACGACATGATCCTTGGATCAGCAGGCAGAAATATAATCATAGAGGACTACGTCCAAGGACAGGAAATGACTATCCTTGCCATAACGGACGGGAATACAGTCAGGATACTGCCTTCGAGCCAGGACCATAAGAGAGCTCTTGACGGGGACAAGGGAAACAATACAGGAGGCATGGGAGCCTATTCCCCAGTACCGTGGGTCGACAGCTCTTTCATGAAAAAGGTCGAGGATGTTGTGCTGATGCCCACGCTGGAAGGACTCAAAAAAGAGAACATTCCCTTTTGCGGAGTCATTTACGCCGGCATCATGATAAAACCTGACGGTTCGCTCTCTGTACTGGAGTACAATGTAAGGCTCGGAGATCCGGAAGCACAGGTAGTCCTTCCTGTATTTGCCGGAGATTTTGGAGAGGCGATCTTCTCCTGCTGCAAGGGTGATCTGGCTAAGGTCGAATGGCCTGTCCCGGAACATTTCGCACTGGGAGTCGTAATGGCATCGGGTGGATACCCTGACAAGTACCAGACTGGCTACGAAATAGTGATCCGTGACGAGGAAGTGCACGACACATACATCTACCATGCAGGAACAGCACATGACAACACCGGGACTCTCGTAACATCTGGAGGACGTGTCCTCACCGTAGTAGGAATAGCTCCGACTCTCAAAGAGGCGAAAGACCTTGCTTACAGACGCGTTAAAACGGTCTATTTTAGGGATGCGCATTACAGGAAAGACATAGGAGACAAATCATTGAAAGGGGAGGATCAGAAGTGA
- a CDS encoding bifunctional phosphoribosylaminoimidazolecarboxamide formyltransferase/IMP cyclohydrolase PurH, with amino-acid sequence MMMMETRKALISVWDKTGVLELAKGLAAHGYEIVSSSGTAKHLEEGGLKVTEVVDMTGLPAILGGRVKTLHPAVMGGILARRGMAQDDEDRKKFSIPLIDVVVCTLYPFEETAQKGADLDHLIEKIDIGGVSLIRAAAKNYYHVTVVTDIADYGCVLEELEKKQEFTLEFKQKLALKAFRLTSSYDATIYKGLCSEIGTEEETGEDKILPLRKVQDLRYGENPHQKAALFLPPLEKQPFEQHSGKELSYNNLLDLDTLLRGCSVFQDLCACTIVKHTTPCGTAHGKTPLEAFRKALECDPVSAFGGIIGMTRNVDMETAKAITETFFEIVAAPSYGEGVIEWFREKKPNLRVLTITPGYAPKLQITGNRCGFLVQEDMLPVLPKMDEGKWIGNARPDLWDDIIFAWKTAAITKSNSIVLVKDGAAVGIGGGFTNRVDAAEYALRLACEKAKGAVMASDAFFPFPDTIELAAKEGVAAVIQPGGSIKDEEVFKRAEELGISMFVGGSRTFRH; translated from the coding sequence ATAATGATGATGGAGACAAGAAAAGCGCTTATATCTGTCTGGGATAAGACAGGTGTTCTCGAATTGGCAAAGGGACTCGCTGCACACGGATACGAGATAGTTTCAAGCTCAGGAACTGCAAAGCACCTTGAAGAGGGCGGATTAAAAGTTACTGAAGTAGTTGACATGACCGGACTTCCTGCGATCCTTGGCGGAAGGGTGAAGACCCTCCATCCGGCTGTTATGGGCGGAATACTTGCAAGAAGGGGTATGGCCCAGGATGACGAGGACAGAAAGAAGTTTTCCATCCCGCTCATCGACGTTGTTGTGTGCACGCTCTATCCCTTTGAAGAGACAGCTCAAAAAGGGGCTGACCTCGACCATCTTATTGAAAAGATCGACATAGGCGGAGTCTCCCTGATCAGGGCGGCTGCAAAAAACTACTACCACGTAACAGTTGTGACTGATATTGCAGATTACGGGTGCGTCCTTGAGGAGCTTGAGAAGAAACAGGAATTCACGCTTGAATTCAAACAGAAGCTCGCCCTCAAGGCCTTCCGCCTTACTTCATCATATGACGCAACGATATACAAGGGCCTTTGCTCAGAGATAGGCACTGAAGAAGAAACCGGGGAAGACAAGATCCTTCCGCTGCGTAAGGTACAGGACCTGAGATACGGTGAAAACCCGCACCAGAAAGCCGCGCTCTTCCTTCCCCCGCTTGAGAAACAGCCATTCGAACAGCACTCAGGGAAGGAACTTTCCTACAACAACCTTCTTGACCTTGATACACTTCTTCGCGGATGCTCAGTATTCCAGGACCTCTGCGCCTGCACGATCGTAAAACACACAACGCCATGCGGTACCGCTCATGGCAAGACACCTCTCGAGGCATTCAGAAAAGCCCTTGAGTGCGATCCTGTATCTGCATTCGGCGGCATAATAGGAATGACAAGAAATGTCGACATGGAGACTGCAAAGGCTATCACTGAGACATTCTTTGAGATAGTCGCTGCGCCTTCTTATGGTGAAGGCGTGATCGAATGGTTCAGGGAAAAGAAACCCAACCTCAGAGTCCTGACCATAACCCCCGGATATGCCCCAAAACTTCAGATAACAGGAAACAGGTGCGGCTTCCTTGTTCAGGAGGATATGCTTCCGGTCCTTCCCAAGATGGATGAAGGCAAGTGGATCGGCAACGCAAGACCCGACCTCTGGGATGACATTATTTTCGCATGGAAGACAGCTGCTATCACCAAGAGCAACTCGATCGTTCTGGTAAAGGACGGAGCTGCAGTAGGAATAGGAGGAGGCTTCACCAACAGGGTCGACGCGGCAGAGTACGCGCTGAGGCTTGCCTGTGAAAAGGCAAAGGGCGCAGTCATGGCTTCAGACGCATTCTTCCCCTTCCCCGACACTATAGAACTTGCTGCAAAAGAAGGAGTCGCTGCTGTCATACAGCCAGGCGGATCGATCAAAGACGAAGAAGTATTCAAACGGGCTGAAGAGCTTGGAATAAGCATGTTCGTCGGCGGCAGCCGTACGTTCAGGCACTAA
- a CDS encoding thioredoxin family protein: protein MKEIRMFMFESCPHCAKARKIISSLLDTNPEYKNIPFVMIDEKLQPEEADKCDYFYVPCFFVGEEKVHEGTVDEDKVRAVFEKAAE, encoded by the coding sequence ATGAAGGAGATCAGGATGTTCATGTTCGAAAGCTGTCCGCACTGTGCAAAAGCGAGGAAGATAATATCGTCGCTTCTTGACACTAATCCCGAATACAAAAATATACCGTTTGTGATGATCGATGAAAAATTGCAGCCCGAAGAGGCTGATAAATGTGATTATTTCTACGTGCCATGCTTTTTTGTAGGAGAAGAAAAGGTACATGAGGGAACAGTAGATGAAGACAAGGTCAGGGCAGTCTTTGAAAAGGCAGCTGAATAG
- a CDS encoding C4-dicarboxylate ABC transporter, with the protein MFKELLGMYHKAGSRRKYEGNMNLLVMSIAVIMSIYQIWEVTLGAFTPIRHMSIHLTFILVLTFLIYSFTKGRGTKMPGVVDIICIVAVLFAGIYFNLNMERIVTRNPMVDPLSTLDMLAGSIFVVASFEAARRTLGGPITYVAAAFIMYMAFGHLVPGGLWHRQMSFMDQIDQMSFTFNGIWGSPMAVASTFVFLFVLFGSFLSKSGCGDFFFDIANAVAGGTTGGGAKVAVVSSGLFGMISGSPTANAVTTGAFTIPMNKKLGYTPVFAAAIEAVAATGGSIMPPIMGSSAFLMAEVAGIPYVKICIAAAIPAVLYYVSLLAMVHFEALKSDLKPMDRDMIPPVWKVLKNGWQYSIPIVVLVWSLLSGHSPSMTAIYGIVTVIIISWFKKSSRMYLKDIAEALGDGAKSSIQVTTACAAAGMVVAGIMSTGLGGKITSVILGLTQGMLLPTLIMVAIICLILGMGMPVAAAYVLTAMLAVPAMLQLGVSLMAAHLFVVYFSIISAITPPVAVAAYACAGIADCDPSVTGWQASKLGLAAFLVPFMFVYNETLLFEGTFFDIGLSIILGSLGVIALAAGVQGHAFNKLNLIQRLAAFAGGLLLIDSGYITDIAGIAMIAGVLITSGGFKQKKNISNMAA; encoded by the coding sequence ATGTTTAAAGAATTATTGGGAATGTATCATAAAGCAGGCAGCAGACGAAAGTATGAGGGTAATATGAACCTTTTGGTCATGTCAATTGCCGTCATTATGTCAATCTATCAGATCTGGGAGGTTACATTAGGGGCATTCACTCCCATACGTCACATGTCTATCCATCTGACTTTCATTCTGGTGCTTACCTTCCTCATCTATAGTTTTACTAAAGGGAGAGGCACAAAGATGCCGGGTGTGGTCGACATAATATGCATCGTCGCTGTATTGTTCGCAGGGATCTACTTTAATTTGAACATGGAAAGAATAGTCACGAGAAACCCGATGGTCGATCCTCTTTCGACCCTGGATATGCTGGCCGGATCTATATTTGTAGTAGCCAGTTTTGAAGCTGCCCGGCGTACCCTTGGAGGGCCTATCACCTATGTCGCAGCGGCATTCATCATGTATATGGCTTTCGGTCACCTTGTTCCCGGCGGACTATGGCATAGGCAGATGAGTTTTATGGATCAGATCGACCAGATGAGCTTTACCTTCAACGGAATATGGGGATCACCAATGGCTGTTGCCTCGACATTTGTATTCCTCTTTGTCCTGTTTGGCTCTTTTTTGTCGAAATCAGGATGCGGAGATTTCTTTTTTGATATAGCCAATGCAGTCGCCGGAGGCACCACAGGCGGTGGAGCTAAGGTCGCGGTTGTATCAAGCGGACTTTTTGGCATGATATCAGGAAGTCCTACCGCAAACGCAGTAACTACAGGTGCATTTACGATCCCAATGAACAAGAAATTGGGATACACTCCAGTTTTCGCGGCCGCAATTGAAGCCGTTGCAGCTACCGGCGGCAGTATAATGCCTCCAATCATGGGTTCTTCCGCCTTCTTGATGGCCGAAGTAGCGGGTATCCCATACGTGAAAATTTGCATAGCCGCGGCTATCCCTGCAGTACTTTATTATGTTTCATTGTTGGCAATGGTGCATTTTGAAGCTCTTAAGAGCGATCTTAAACCGATGGACAGGGATATGATACCCCCGGTATGGAAGGTCCTTAAGAATGGCTGGCAGTATTCAATACCTATTGTAGTTCTGGTCTGGTCACTCCTATCAGGGCACAGCCCATCCATGACAGCCATTTACGGTATTGTGACTGTCATAATTATCAGCTGGTTTAAAAAATCATCAAGGATGTATTTGAAAGATATTGCTGAGGCACTTGGAGATGGAGCTAAATCCAGCATTCAAGTGACCACAGCCTGTGCTGCTGCGGGAATGGTAGTTGCTGGCATTATGTCCACCGGACTGGGCGGAAAGATCACCAGCGTTATCCTCGGACTTACGCAGGGAATGCTGTTGCCTACATTAATAATGGTGGCTATTATCTGTCTGATCTTGGGTATGGGTATGCCTGTAGCCGCTGCTTATGTTCTTACCGCGATGCTGGCAGTACCTGCAATGCTCCAGTTGGGCGTTTCTTTGATGGCGGCCCATTTATTCGTCGTATATTTCTCGATCATTTCTGCCATTACACCACCGGTGGCTGTCGCAGCGTATGCCTGCGCCGGTATTGCAGACTGTGACCCCAGCGTTACCGGATGGCAAGCCTCTAAGCTCGGTTTGGCTGCGTTTTTGGTTCCCTTTATGTTTGTTTACAACGAAACTTTGCTTTTCGAAGGAACCTTTTTTGACATTGGGTTGTCTATAATATTGGGTTCTCTTGGTGTAATTGCTCTTGCCGCCGGAGTTCAGGGACATGCCTTTAATAAGCTCAACTTGATACAGCGCCTGGCTGCATTCGCAGGCGGACTCCTGTTGATAGATTCCGGCTATATTACTGACATTGCTGGAATTGCAATGATCGCAGGAGTGCTGATCACATCAGGGGGATTCAAACAGAAAAAAAATATCAGTAATATGGCTGCATAA
- a CDS encoding 4-hydroxybenzoyl-CoA reductase yields the protein MYMEQLKSIGTKQCFVDAVDKVTGKAKYLDDISFPGLLLGKILRSPHPHARILSIDTSEAEKFPGVRAVITAKDCPRNKFGMEIPDVDMLAVDKVRYVGDEVAAVAADTDEIAREAVKLIKVEYEVLPVIDDPVKAMEPGAASVHDDKPGNVAREYHIERGNVEEDFASCDYIFEKEFSTHRVSGLYLEPFGAVAQWESNGRLTVWTGIQAAFQARNEIAKALGIKSSMVNVKCPFIGGAFGAKIWIRNFHPIAAVLAKKAGRPVKVLLTREEEQLTTRPRIAPKMKVKLGIMKDGTLVSKQMTIIADNGPYSWAAPKVLLNLSMRTDCLYRYKSTKCDSYLVYTNLIPTSGFRGYGNSQSHFAVESFIDECCREIGLDPVEVRMKNAVQKGDVTLHKWKIKSCGLQDCIRIAAEKIRENRFPAEEQNGRIKRGIGVACMTHVSGNRGGEKFDGSAATIRMHEDGGVFIFSGEADMGQGAKTVFAQIAAEKLCVPIDTITVMPLDTDVCPFGMGTYSSRVTTLGGKAVLLACEQLLSQMLDLAAKMTSRQRDTLFIENGLVKCSRDPSILLTVKDVATKAIRSNAGVPLIANVTYEPPTIGADENFYGDYSSAYTYGAHGVEVEVDTATGKVKVLRVIAVHDVGKVVNEFGLQGQITGGVAQGIGWCLYENMLFKNGVPASTGLHGYTFMTIKDMPAVEGIAIETNDPLGPYGAKGVGEPTLIPTAPAIANAIEDACGVRIRDLPITPEKMFWELHKSPAE from the coding sequence ATGTATATGGAACAGCTTAAGAGCATAGGCACAAAACAGTGTTTTGTGGACGCGGTCGATAAAGTCACAGGAAAGGCAAAATATCTTGATGATATTTCGTTTCCTGGGTTGCTTCTTGGAAAGATCCTCAGGTCTCCCCATCCACATGCAAGGATACTTTCAATCGACACGTCCGAGGCGGAAAAATTTCCTGGAGTAAGGGCAGTTATCACAGCCAAGGATTGCCCCAGGAACAAATTCGGAATGGAGATCCCCGATGTTGATATGCTGGCTGTCGATAAAGTCCGTTACGTGGGTGATGAAGTCGCAGCGGTTGCTGCCGATACAGACGAGATAGCAAGGGAAGCGGTCAAACTCATTAAGGTTGAATATGAAGTGCTGCCTGTGATCGATGACCCGGTAAAAGCTATGGAACCCGGTGCTGCTTCTGTCCACGATGACAAGCCGGGAAATGTTGCAAGAGAGTATCACATAGAACGTGGAAACGTGGAAGAAGATTTTGCTTCGTGCGATTACATTTTTGAAAAAGAATTCAGTACACATCGTGTCTCAGGTCTTTACCTCGAACCATTCGGAGCTGTTGCACAGTGGGAATCAAACGGCCGTCTTACAGTATGGACAGGGATACAGGCGGCGTTCCAGGCAAGGAATGAAATAGCCAAGGCTCTTGGGATCAAGTCCTCTATGGTGAATGTTAAATGTCCTTTCATAGGAGGAGCATTCGGAGCAAAGATATGGATCCGCAATTTTCACCCGATTGCAGCAGTTCTGGCTAAAAAGGCAGGCCGGCCGGTAAAGGTCCTCTTAACAAGGGAAGAAGAGCAGCTCACAACACGCCCAAGAATAGCACCGAAAATGAAGGTAAAACTTGGAATAATGAAAGACGGAACTTTGGTCTCCAAGCAGATGACCATCATTGCAGACAATGGCCCTTATTCCTGGGCGGCTCCAAAAGTTCTCCTTAACCTGTCAATGCGTACAGACTGTCTTTACAGGTATAAGTCGACCAAATGCGACTCATATCTTGTATACACCAACCTCATCCCGACAAGCGGATTTAGGGGATATGGCAACAGCCAGAGCCATTTTGCAGTTGAATCTTTTATCGATGAATGCTGCCGTGAGATTGGGCTGGATCCTGTGGAAGTACGCATGAAGAACGCTGTGCAAAAAGGCGACGTTACTCTTCACAAATGGAAGATAAAGAGCTGCGGGCTTCAGGACTGCATAAGGATTGCGGCAGAAAAGATCCGTGAAAACAGGTTTCCGGCAGAAGAACAGAACGGTCGCATCAAGCGCGGTATTGGCGTGGCATGTATGACACATGTATCGGGCAACCGCGGCGGAGAAAAATTTGACGGTTCCGCTGCAACGATCCGTATGCACGAAGACGGAGGAGTCTTTATCTTCTCGGGTGAGGCAGATATGGGCCAGGGAGCCAAGACAGTATTCGCCCAGATCGCTGCTGAAAAACTTTGCGTACCGATCGACACGATAACAGTTATGCCTCTTGATACCGACGTGTGCCCCTTTGGTATGGGTACATATTCAAGCCGTGTAACTACCCTTGGCGGAAAGGCTGTCCTTCTGGCATGCGAACAGCTTCTCTCACAGATGCTGGATCTCGCCGCCAAAATGACATCCCGTCAAAGAGACACGCTCTTTATTGAAAATGGACTGGTAAAGTGCAGCAGGGATCCCTCGATACTTTTGACTGTAAAAGACGTCGCGACCAAGGCAATAAGATCAAATGCGGGAGTTCCGCTCATCGCCAACGTAACATATGAACCCCCGACAATAGGTGCCGACGAAAATTTCTACGGAGACTACTCAAGTGCATACACATACGGCGCTCACGGGGTCGAAGTCGAAGTTGACACCGCCACAGGCAAAGTCAAAGTTCTCCGCGTGATCGCTGTACACGACGTGGGAAAGGTCGTGAATGAATTCGGCCTACAGGGTCAGATAACAGGTGGAGTTGCTCAGGGTATCGGCTGGTGCCTCTACGAAAATATGCTTTTCAAAAATGGCGTGCCGGCAAGCACCGGTCTCCACGGATACACCTTTATGACCATAAAGGATATGCCTGCTGTTGAAGGTATAGCAATTGAGACCAATGACCCGTTGGGGCCTTACGGAGCAAAGGGTGTAGGCGAGCCGACACTTATCCCGACAGCTCCTGCGATAGCAAATGCGATCGAAGATGCGTGCGGGGTAAGGATCAGGGATCTTCCGATAACCCCGGAAAAGATGTTCTGGGAACTTCATAAGAGTCCGGCGGAATAA
- the cysK gene encoding cysteine synthase A, which produces MKVDDIEILKLIGNTPLYKLKTKTGGAGVWIKLEGSNPGGSIKDRAVWGMLKMAELKGDLKSDTVLVEPTSGNTGIGLALLGRAMGLRVVLTMPESMSVERRTILSSFGAELILTPAREGMQGSVNAACEFLSKEKKALMLDQFSNEGNPWAHEMTTGPEILRQIPKDKKIAAFVAGFGTGGTVSGVGKVLRSKFPDVRIIAVEPLSSPIVTEGRSGPHKIQGIGANFVPKNLNRSTVARFERVSDEDALATARWLAAEEGLFSGISTGANVWAALQEAKKLSEDSIVVTVQPDRGDKYLSIFSA; this is translated from the coding sequence ATGAAAGTTGACGATATCGAAATATTAAAACTGATAGGCAATACTCCGCTCTATAAACTCAAGACAAAGACCGGAGGAGCAGGTGTCTGGATAAAGCTGGAAGGTTCCAACCCCGGAGGATCGATAAAGGACCGGGCGGTATGGGGAATGCTCAAAATGGCCGAGCTCAAAGGCGACCTGAAGAGCGATACGGTCCTTGTGGAACCGACAAGCGGCAATACAGGCATAGGGCTTGCTCTGCTTGGAAGAGCTATGGGGCTGAGGGTCGTACTCACAATGCCTGAGTCGATGTCTGTAGAGAGAAGGACGATACTATCTTCCTTCGGCGCAGAACTTATCCTCACCCCGGCAAGGGAAGGGATGCAGGGGTCTGTAAACGCCGCCTGCGAGTTTCTCTCAAAGGAGAAGAAAGCCCTGATGCTGGACCAGTTTTCAAACGAAGGCAATCCATGGGCACACGAGATGACTACAGGGCCTGAGATACTGAGGCAGATTCCGAAGGACAAAAAAATAGCTGCTTTTGTAGCCGGGTTTGGCACAGGCGGTACGGTCAGCGGAGTAGGAAAGGTGCTTCGCAGTAAGTTCCCTGATGTGAGGATAATCGCTGTAGAGCCGCTCTCGAGTCCGATCGTTACCGAGGGCAGATCCGGCCCGCATAAAATACAGGGCATAGGGGCAAACTTTGTGCCCAAAAATCTCAACAGATCAACAGTTGCGAGGTTCGAAAGGGTAAGCGACGAGGATGCCCTTGCAACAGCCAGGTGGCTTGCTGCAGAAGAGGGGCTTTTCAGCGGCATATCTACAGGCGCAAACGTATGGGCGGCACTGCAGGAAGCCAAAAAACTTTCTGAAGACAGCATAGTTGTCACTGTTCAGCCTGACAGGGGAGATAAGTATCTCAGCATTTTTTCGGCATAA
- a CDS encoding molybdenum hydroxylase — MAGNKLAIVRGGGDLATGIIYRLWKAGYAVLSLEIETPLVVRRTVSAASAVFDGSTVIEDMEAVRIDSLNDFSFDRSRISVLVDPEGESISILKPDILVDAIMAKRNLGTNKEMAPLVIGIGPGFSAPGDVDAVIETKRGHWLGRVIRNGSAIPNTGVPGLIKGYTIERLLRSPGEGYVIPVKSIGDSVIPGDVVAHVEGLPVCSQIEGIVRGLIHPSVKVKKGLKIGDIDPRGEREHCFSITDKALAIAGGVLEVIMSS; from the coding sequence ATGGCAGGAAATAAACTTGCAATAGTCAGGGGTGGCGGCGACCTGGCAACAGGAATAATCTACAGACTCTGGAAAGCAGGCTATGCTGTGCTTTCTCTTGAGATAGAGACACCTCTGGTTGTCAGAAGGACAGTATCAGCAGCCTCTGCAGTATTTGACGGATCGACAGTTATTGAAGACATGGAAGCAGTCAGGATAGATTCTCTGAACGATTTTTCCTTCGACAGGAGCAGGATATCGGTGCTGGTCGACCCGGAAGGGGAATCTATCAGCATACTGAAACCCGACATCCTTGTTGATGCGATAATGGCAAAACGAAACCTGGGAACCAACAAAGAAATGGCGCCTCTGGTAATAGGAATTGGTCCCGGTTTTTCAGCGCCAGGGGATGTAGACGCAGTGATAGAAACAAAACGGGGACATTGGCTTGGCAGAGTCATAAGGAATGGCTCTGCCATACCCAACACGGGAGTTCCCGGACTGATCAAAGGATACACTATTGAAAGGCTGCTAAGATCCCCGGGCGAAGGTTACGTGATACCCGTAAAAAGCATAGGCGACTCAGTTATTCCCGGCGATGTTGTTGCTCATGTTGAAGGTCTTCCTGTATGTTCCCAGATAGAGGGTATAGTCAGGGGATTGATACACCCTTCAGTAAAAGTTAAAAAAGGACTCAAGATAGGTGACATAGATCCAAGAGGGGAGAGGGAACACTGCTTCAGTATTACAGACAAAGCCCTCGCCATAGCCGGGGGAGTTCTGGAAGTCATAATGAGTTCATGA
- a CDS encoding (2Fe-2S)-binding protein has protein sequence MQELNCIVNGKNVSIMIDPSHTLVDVLRVDLGLTGTKKGCEEGECGACTVLIDGVAVNSCLIPAMKATGKNILTIEGLINDDELDPIQEAFVEAGAIQCGFCTPGVVMSAKAMLMRDESPSEEDVKEELSGHFCRCTGYVQFYDAIRIASEKIKSCKAAANKK, from the coding sequence ATGCAGGAGTTGAATTGTATTGTTAACGGCAAAAATGTGAGCATTATGATAGATCCGTCTCACACCCTTGTCGATGTTCTAAGGGTAGACCTTGGACTTACAGGAACTAAAAAGGGCTGTGAAGAAGGGGAATGCGGAGCCTGTACTGTGCTGATCGATGGAGTTGCGGTGAACTCATGCCTTATTCCGGCGATGAAGGCGACAGGCAAGAATATTCTAACTATTGAAGGTCTCATAAATGATGACGAACTAGATCCAATTCAGGAGGCTTTCGTAGAAGCCGGAGCTATCCAGTGCGGTTTCTGTACCCCCGGAGTTGTAATGTCTGCAAAGGCAATGCTTATGAGAGATGAGTCCCCGTCAGAGGAAGATGTGAAGGAAGAGCTTTCAGGGCATTTTTGCCGCTGTACAGGCTATGTTCAGTTCTATGATGCGATAAGGATCGCTTCGGAGAAAATCAAATCCTGTAAAGCTGCAGCGAACAAAAAATAA
- the purE gene encoding 5-(carboxyamino)imidazole ribonucleotide mutase, which produces MGSASDIPVIEKGVEVLDELGIPYEVAIASAHRTPRDVEGYAVNASKRGIQVIIAAAGLSAALPGVVAAATNLPVIGIPVKGGALDGLDALLSVTQMPPGVPVGSVGLNASLNACLMAARIIAINDREISQKLEAWTKKRASAVAESRSKLADLPAAPEEAYKI; this is translated from the coding sequence ATGGGCTCGGCGTCAGACATCCCTGTGATCGAAAAAGGCGTTGAGGTGCTCGATGAGCTCGGAATACCATATGAAGTGGCAATAGCATCCGCGCACAGGACCCCGCGTGACGTTGAGGGATACGCGGTCAACGCCTCAAAAAGAGGTATTCAGGTGATCATCGCGGCAGCTGGACTTTCAGCGGCACTGCCAGGGGTCGTGGCTGCTGCTACAAACCTGCCTGTGATAGGCATCCCCGTAAAGGGCGGAGCGCTTGACGGACTTGACGCGCTGCTCTCTGTCACGCAGATGCCTCCTGGAGTTCCTGTCGGTTCGGTAGGCCTTAACGCTTCATTGAATGCATGCCTTATGGCAGCAAGAATAATAGCGATAAATGACAGGGAGATATCTCAAAAACTTGAAGCCTGGACAAAGAAAAGAGCTTCTGCCGTAGCGGAGAGCCGCTCTAAGCTTGCAGACCTCCCTGCAGCTCCTGAAGAGGCGTACAAAATATAA